Genomic segment of Drosophila simulans strain w501 chromosome 2R, Prin_Dsim_3.1, whole genome shotgun sequence:
AACTCCGCGGACGCAAAGTACGCCCACCTGAATCTTCCGCTGCACGTCGAGGTGTCCACCATTGCTCCGCCCGCCGAGGCGTACGCTCGTGTGGCGTATGCCCTGGCTGAGATTCGGCGGTACCTCACGCCGGACAAGCACGATGACATCCGCCAAGAGCAGTACCGCGAACTCATGGAGGATCCGGAGGCGGCCAAGAAGCTGACGCTTcgccagctgcaacagcagtcGAATGCGGCAGCTAGTggtgcaggaggaggaggcggtggtggaggcggaaacggaaatggcgGCGCAGCTGGAtccggcaacaacaatggcaatgggaacCAGCGCTCCGGCGGCAACTACAGGTGGGTTGCAGATCAATGTCCTGTACGAGCCTCGAGTCTAGCTAAACTTCCATTTTTCTTACAGACAAAAGTTTCAGCAACAATCACACTATCGCCACAACGAGGAGACTGTCTATTTTCGCTCACACAACAATGCGTACCACCAGCCAAAACCCTATGTGCCAGGTAAGTCTGGGCTCTATTGGTCCATACACCATAGATTCTATGTTTGCTTTTGCAGCCGCCCAGAGGGGCAATGCCATGCACACAACCTTGCCACCGCAAGCAATTGTGCGAGCCTCACCGCCCGGAATGGTCGTCAGTGCGGCCAGCTTCAATGGCCGAAACGCCGGGCTGGGTAATGCTGGCGGTGGCGGAATCATGGCCAATAGCATCGTGGCCACCACTGGCGGTGGCATCGGTGGCGCTGTGCCACCCAACATGCGCTACCGTCCCGCTGCCCCCTATCAGTTTGTCAAGAAATAATACAGATGGGAGGATGCACCGCCCGCTGCCGTTCGCTGTTTGTTCAACTATTCCTCACCATCATTGATGCCTCATCCGGAAGTATTCACGCCCATCTGTCATACCCATCCAAACACCCACAGCCACACACAGCTCCAAAGGTAGATGTAGTAACTATGAGAACATTGGAAACTTGTCATGCATTGATTTCATCAAGATTTCGGCAGGGTGgaaaccaaaacgaaacgaatgaGTAAATCTATGTTTAAGAAAACTAGCCTAAGTAGACAAATGCTCCGAGGAACAGACGAACACCTCAGCCAcccaaccaaaaccaaaactaacCGACCAGACAaacacccaccaccccacACGCACGCAACCT
This window contains:
- the LOC6735701 gene encoding KH domain-containing, RNA-binding, signal transduction-associated protein 2 codes for the protein MAENGLRVPGSSAVASAVASTATGVGGGSAAGTAGAGTGVVPTGGSGGTSNGEHENEHNANADGEKAQPAPAVQKYMQELMTERSRMENHFPLAVKLIDEALERVQLNGRIPTRDQYADVYQQRTIKLSQKVHVPIKDKKFNYVGKLLGPKGNSLRRLQEETQCKIVILGRFSMKDRAREEELRNSADAKYAHLNLPLHVEVSTIAPPAEAYARVAYALAEIRRYLTPDKHDDIRQEQYRELMEDPEAAKKLTLRQLQQQSNAAASGAGGGGGGGGGNGNGGAAGSGNNNGNGNQRSGGNYRQKFQQQSHYRHNEETVYFRSHNNAYHQPKPYVPAAQRGNAMHTTLPPQAIVRASPPGMVVSAASFNGRNAGLGNAGGGGIMANSIVATTGGGIGGAVPPNMRYRPAAPYQFVKK